The genomic stretch ATACTTGATATTTAGGGCATCTGCAGCATTTATTGCTGTGatttcttgtaaaaatatttctctgcCTGACAGTTAATAAATTAAATGCCTTAGATTTCACTGGGGACTGGGAGAGGGCTCACTGTGCCTACTGCTGCTCTCCTGCTCGGCACTAGTTCTGCACCCCAAGCTACTCTCCTCAGGCAGGCGGGACTCTCCCTCTGCTCCTCTGCCCCAGTCAGCACTACTTATGGAATGCAACCTTGTGAGGAATAGCAGAATAAATTGAAAAGTTTTCGTGAGGAAAGTGGACTTAAATGGAGATATATAATGGTAGAAGAAATTTAAGGAGATTTCCAGTTTTCAGATTATTTCATGGTATTAGTTATGATATTTGTACcattaacaatattaatattaaccttATCAGCCGTGATTTCCATCACTGAGTCCTGGATGAGCTACTGTATCCAAAAAGTAGTGAAAATTTCAACCCAACACTAACACTGTGTTACAGACCTAACGTGCATTCCCTACTTCAGTCTCTAACCATCCCACAAGGCCAGTATACTTGTGTTCTTAATTCTGGGGGGAAATAAGACATAGAGTGTACCTGTCTTCACTCTTGACTTAGCTCATGAATAGTCACCTCCCCAGATCTGTTTCGTAGTTCACTTTAGCTTGTGGCCAAGATACAACTTGACCTAAGATTTGAACTTATGATTTTATGTCAGTTTAAatcaatatttagaaaaataattcaaagcacATGTCTTACCAGAAAAAGGTCAGGAAAGCCATGTACAtaggaaagatttaaaattaatgacttttttttcctcaggggGAAACTGAGCCAGTCATGTGCTCAGGGAATCAGACTTCTCAGAATCAAACAGCAAGCACTGATTTCACCCTCACGGGACTCTTTGCTGAGAGCAAGCATGCTGCCCTCCTCTACACCGtgaccttccttcttttcttgatGGCCCTCACTGGGAatgccctcctcatcctcctcatcCACTCAGAGCCCCgcctccacacccccatgtacttcttcatCAGCCAGCTCGCGCTCATGGATCTCATGTACCTATGCGTGACTGTGCCCAAGATGCTTGTGGGCCAGGTCACTGGAGATGATACCATTTCCCCGTCAGGCTGTGGGATCCAGATGTTCTTCTACCTGACCCTGGCTGGAGCTGAGGTTTTCCTCCTGGCTGCCATGGCCTATGACCGATATGCTGCTGTTTGCAGACCTCTCCATTACCCACTGCTGATGAACCAGAGGGTGTGCCAGCTCCTGGTGTCAGCCTGCTGGGTTTTGGGAATGGTTGATGGTTTGTTGCTCACCCCCATTACCATGAGCTTCCCCTTTTGCCAGTCTAGGAAAATCCTGAGTTTTTTCTGTGAGACTCCTGCCCTGCTGAAGCTCTCCTGCTCTGACGTCTCCCTCTATAAGACGCTCATGTACCTGTGCTGCATCCTCATGCTTCTCGCCCCCATCATGGTCATCTCCAGCTCATACACCCTCATCCTGCATCTCATCCACAGGATGAATTCTGCCGCCGGCCACAGGAAGGCCTTGGCCACCTGCTCCTCCCACATGATCATAGTGCTGCTGCTCTTCGGTGCTTCCTTCTACACCTACATGCTCCCGAGTTCCTACCACACAGCTGAGCAGGACATGATGGTGTCTGCCTTTTACACCATCTTCACTCCTGTGCTGAACCCCCTCATTTACAGTCTCCGCAACAAAGATGTCACCAGGGCTCTGAGGAGCATGATGCAGTCAAGAATGAACCAAGAAAAGTAGTAAAGGGCAAGCATTGTCCCCTCCTCTTTCTATAATTCCGTTACTCCCTATCTCTCCTCTCTTTTGCCCTCAGGTCTCCGGGTCCCCAGCACAAAGCCCactcatattttccttctttcttatacGTGGCGTTTTCCCTCCATACTGCTTATTGCTCCCATTTATCTCATTAGATTTAATATCTTTAGAGTGTTTTTAACTGCACTGCAGTAGCTGACCTATGAAAGACCTTATAGAGTGCCTTTTATCTTATCTCCCATCCCAGGTTCATTGAGCATTTTAGTATGAGACTTGGTCTTAAACACTTTACCCCTCGAAGAGACTCATTGTAAAGACTTAGAATCCTAGCAGAGCCCTAGAGGAGGAGTATTGGCTGCTCCCTCCCTTTGCAATACATTGTAAACCTCGGTTCACATTGGCAGCCACTGGGGTCAGTGTTTCTGCTATTGTATCTCAGTAAGTACAAAGAAACGCATTTTCTCCAAAGGCTGAAGTGAACTTTGTAGTGTAAACACCAGTAGTTTTAGCATTGGCCATTGGAACCACCTAAACCAAAAATGAATCCATTTCAAAATTCAAAGAATAGGTTCATCTATTTCATAGTATGTAAATAAAAGTAGTTCCAGATTTAGTTTCTTTAGGATTTAGTCTATTCCAGACAATGGTCTACTATGTTTACAATAAATATCATAACAGTCGCGTGCGATAATGGAGACTTAGGAAAGCTTAACCCCCTCAGCATGTTTCTTCTGAAACTGGGAAAACCAGCAAAATGGTTATAAACTTGTCACTAACCTTTAGTTTGCCAGATGTATATCATGCTACAAAGGTAACTTCTGTAAATCTATGAGCATCAGATCACTATCATtttcattaacaaaataattcatGGGTCTAGTATTTCTGGAACGTGAGAAATTaggaaagaaatacatttgttcTAATATGCAAGAAGCTGAATCTCGAGCTGTATCGTGAAGCTGTTAATTTACTTCCCCTTGGCACAGCCCTGACCTTGCCTGATTTACCGACAATGAATGGAAGCCAGGTGTTCCCATGCCTATCGCATCTTCGAGAGAAATGACAAGTACTTGCTTTACATGACACATCGACCGAACACTTTTGCTTCTCACTGAAAATTATTCCTGCAGTGCATGAAAGGAGTTTGTCTGAGTTTGTGTACAGAGATCTGAATTTGGAAGTAAATTCCACCAAGTGGTGCAGAAATATCACTTGTAAGAGGGGGTTGTTAGAGGTAGGTAAAATTTGGTTTCAGAAATTGCTGTAATTAAATAAATGGGCAAAACTGCTCAAATGGACACCACAGATGACTAATTTAACAATGTTCTTATGTtgtcattatattatttatataattatttacctCAGGAAGGTGTAcagagtgggattgctgaattatagagtagctctatttttaatctttatagaACTGTCATACAGCTTTCAACACAGGCTGTTGCAACTTACGTTTCTACCAGCAATGCACATGTACAAGTGTTCCATTTCCTACACACACTTGACAGCACTTGCTATGTATTGCCTGGTAATAGCCATCCTAGCAGGTGTGagctgatatctcattgtggttttgatttgtgtggccctgatgattagtgatgttgaacatcttttcattcacctgttggctatttgtattgCCTCTTTGGAAAAATGCCTATTCACACtgtctttaccattttt from Homo sapiens chromosome 1 genomic patch of type NOVEL, GRCh38.p14 PATCHES HSCHR1_6_CTG31 encodes the following:
- the OR2T3 gene encoding olfactory receptor 2T3, yielding MCSGNQTSQNQTASTDFTLTGLFAESKHAALLYTVTFLLFLMALTGNALLILLIHSEPRLHTPMYFFISQLALMDLMYLCVTVPKMLVGQVTGDDTISPSGCGIQMFFYLTLAGAEVFLLAAMAYDRYAAVCRPLHYPLLMNQRVCQLLVSACWVLGMVDGLLLTPITMSFPFCQSRKILSFFCETPALLKLSCSDVSLYKTLMYLCCILMLLAPIMVISSSYTLILHLIHRMNSAAGHRKALATCSSHMIIVLLLFGASFYTYMLPSSYHTAEQDMMVSAFYTIFTPVLNPLIYSLRNKDVTRALRSMMQSRMNQEK